A genomic window from Sulfurospirillum diekertiae includes:
- the tatB gene encoding Sec-independent protein translocase protein TatB, which yields MFGMGIGEILVIVIIAIIFLGPEKLPEAMVKGAKFFKTLKTSINDVKSTFEQEMKIQELKEEAITYKKKLDEATASARKVITFDELEEIKKTTQGVNDSLKELENSVKESASLESSATPVTPQQPVIVEETPKEIKKEVNA from the coding sequence ATGTTCGGTATGGGTATAGGAGAAATCCTTGTTATTGTAATTATTGCGATTATATTTTTAGGTCCAGAAAAACTTCCAGAGGCAATGGTCAAAGGTGCAAAATTTTTTAAAACACTGAAAACCAGCATCAATGACGTCAAAAGTACCTTTGAACAAGAGATGAAAATTCAAGAGCTTAAAGAAGAAGCAATCACCTATAAGAAAAAACTAGATGAAGCAACGGCAAGTGCTCGTAAAGTGATCACATTTGATGAGCTTGAAGAGATTAAAAAAACGACACAAGGCGTCAATGACTCGTTAAAAGAGCTTGAAAATAGTGTCAAAGAGAGTGCTTCCCTTGAATCTTCTGCCACTCCCGTCACTCCACAACAACCTGTGATTGTTGAAGAAACCCCTAAAGAGATCAAGAAAGAGGTAAATGCATAA
- the tatC gene encoding twin-arginine translocase subunit TatC produces the protein MFDELKPHLAELRKRLSIALLVILVMFIVCFAFWQPILAWMIAPLKAVLPEGSNVIFTGVQEPFFTAMKVAFFAGFILSLPVIFWQFWLFVAPGLYENEKKLVIPFVLAATTMFTLGASFCYYVVVPLAFAFLIGFGSALFTALPSIGEYVGFFTKFLVGFGLSFEMPVVIFFFAKLGLVDDKGLKEFFRYAIIIIFVVAGILTPPDILSQFLMAAPLLILYGISILVAKAVNPYIPPEVDETEDDDETEDDEETKSEE, from the coding sequence ATGTTTGATGAGTTAAAACCCCATTTAGCTGAACTTCGTAAAAGACTTTCGATCGCCTTACTGGTTATTTTAGTAATGTTTATTGTCTGCTTTGCCTTTTGGCAACCCATCCTTGCATGGATGATCGCTCCTCTTAAAGCGGTTCTTCCTGAAGGAAGTAATGTCATTTTCACAGGCGTACAAGAACCTTTTTTCACCGCAATGAAAGTTGCTTTTTTTGCAGGATTTATTCTCTCATTGCCCGTTATCTTTTGGCAATTTTGGCTTTTTGTTGCCCCAGGTCTTTATGAGAATGAAAAAAAGTTGGTCATTCCTTTTGTGCTCGCAGCCACAACAATGTTTACCTTAGGTGCCTCTTTTTGTTACTATGTTGTCGTTCCTTTAGCCTTTGCCTTTTTGATTGGTTTTGGTAGTGCTTTGTTTACTGCGCTTCCTAGCATCGGCGAATACGTTGGTTTTTTCACCAAATTCTTAGTAGGATTTGGACTCTCTTTTGAAATGCCTGTTGTCATCTTTTTCTTTGCAAAATTGGGACTTGTCGATGATAAAGGACTCAAAGAGTTTTTTCGCTATGCCATTATTATTATCTTTGTCGTTGCAGGTATTTTAACCCCTCCTGATATTTTGTCCCAATTTTTAATGGCAGCTCCTCTGCTTATTCTTTATGGTATCTCTATTTTGGTCGCTAAAGCGGTAAATCCGTACATTCCACCAGAAGTTGATGAAACTGAAGATGATGATGAAACTGAAGATGATGAAGAAACAAAAAGCGAGGAATAG